From Malus sylvestris chromosome 1, drMalSylv7.2, whole genome shotgun sequence:
GGGTGGTTTGGGAGGCGAGGAGCAGATTTCTCGTGTTACTACACAAAACCGACCAACTGCGTGGTTAACTCTTGTTTCTCAAGGCGTTGCGACATTTTCCTTTGCAAGCAGTGCAATTTCCTCACCCACGATCCCAGGTTCGCTACGAGCGACACCCAAACTCAGCAGCACTTGCTCCCACTTCTTAGCAGGACCCTGCACGGTGCCGATTCAAAGGATTTAAGCATGTGAGAATGCGATTAATTGTAAAAGGATTGTAAGAGGGGATGTCTTTACCTTCCACGAGAGATCTTGAGCCATGCAGTTGCTTATAATCTCAGTAAAAGCTGGAGTTCCATAAGTTCCGAGGGCTCTTGTGACGGTTGTAGTGATTGCTTGTGCATCCGCCGGATCAACAACTTCGCACTGAAACATCAGTTTTCGAAACTGAGTTAACACGAAAGTAAAAAAGTATTTTGTGTAAaaagaagggagttttaacgaaaagcccacggtactgtttactttaacgaaaaaccatatttttacactaaaaagtcaaacctggtactattcattttaccctttattttgtccttatcattaaaactcaaagttttcaagcctttttcattagttttccttaaaaagaaTGGTAGAAAAAGATGCATTACTTCCACATTGAAGGCTCCCATATGAAATCCGGTGAATCCTTCTTTAACAGTGTCTACCAACCCGCCGGTTGAGGCAACAATAGGGACCTGCAGAAGCACAGCGGTGAATCAGTACTCATGCAAGATGTACCTTCGAATGGAAGGACTTGTTTGCGTCAGGGATCTTACGGTTCCATAACGCATGGCGTGTAACTGAATGAGACCACATGGCTCGAATCTGCTCGGAACCAACATGAAATCAGCTCCTGCTGTGATCATATGGGCCAGAGGGACACTGAATTTCGCTACTCCTCGGGCCTTGTCGGGGTATTCTATCTCCAGCTGTTCAAGCTGCTTCTCCATCCGCTTTTTGCCAGTCCCCTGAGAAAATTTCAAAGGCAGATCACGTTAATATACACGTAGGTTTGGTGGCAGGACAAACAGATGAGCAATATAAGGCGAGGAACAACTTCCATGTCGGGTACATACGAGGACTATAATCTGAACATCCTCTTTGATAAGATGAGGAACGGCTTCTATGAGAATGTCTGAACCTTTCTGCTCTTCAAGCCTACCAATGAAACCTATGACAGGGATGTCTCTATCCACCGGCAATCCGACTTCTGCTTGGAGGGTTTCTTTCAGAAGAGGCTTTGCATCAGCCACCTAAGCAAGCCAAAGTTTCAAGAGTCATTGCCATACATGATACGAATCAAAAGAAGTTACACGAACTACGGTTAAGGAAGTTTTTGTACAATGAGTATTCTTACAGTTGAAGCGTCGTATTTGATAGTTGTATGCTTGTCAGTTAAGGGATTCCATTCCTGGACGTCCATACCATTCACAATTCCAAAAATTCCAGTTTTCCGAATAATGTCATCCAACTCGACTCCTTTTTCAACCGCAGAAACAAGTTCTTCGGCATAGCATGGGCTGACGGTCAAGAGCTTGTCTGATTCCAAAATTCCGGCTTTCATCCAGTTAATTTTCCTCCCCTTCACCGGCTTCTCAGAGCTGTGGAATCAGAACAATCACACTCAAGTTTCAATCACATAATCATTGTACAGTCTGCTATATCCTGTGCAAAAAACCATACCCATCAATGAAATCGAACGAGCTCTTAAATTCATCTGGCAGATTGAGAAGTCCAAAGTCCGCAAACGCAAATCTGCCTTGGTAAGCAATGTTGTGAATGCAAAAGGCTACTTTGGCAGTGCTGTAAATACCTCTAGGTTTGTATACGGCCTTCAGGTAGCATGGGAGCAGGGCGGTGTGCCAATCGTTGACAATGAAAACGACTTCTTCCCCTGCACGCAGCAACGCCATCGTACCAATTCATGCATAAAAGATTTTCAGAAGTGGTGTTGGTTTGGAGAACTGGAGATGAGTTTTGCCTACCATATGGTCCAGAAAAATATTTGCTGCTGTTTAAATTCAGAACTCTTGGTGCTTCTAGAGCTGCCTTAAAACATATAATTTTATACAACCATGAGAATACGAACGATAATATTATACAATCAGAAGATGCACAGATTCAAATTCAGACTAAACATTTGCCAACAGATTTGTAAGAAAACGTGTTATTTATTTACACTCGTGACGAGGATTTGAATGGAAAATGCGACGAGGATCAGAAAGGCAGAGATTACTAAACCATGGTTTATGTACGGCTTAATGTTTGTTTAATGTCGCTCGGTTCTCATCGTGCATATTATTACAAGGCAAGAGAAGTAAGCAAAGCTTACAGCCATAGCCGGTGGGAGGCCTCCAAGAACATCACCAAGTCCACCAGTTTTACTCCATGGACCAACCTCAGTTCCCAGAAACACTAAATTCATCCCACTTCCACAAACAATAACTCCTGAAGTCTTCCTAGAGCTATTGACGGATTTGCCACTCGCTTGCCATGCAACTGAGTTGGCCATGGTTCTGACTCGGAGCTCGTCCACTGAGTTCAAAGCTCTCAACCCATTGTGAGTCAGGGTCTGTTTACCAGAAACCATTTTCTTAAATCCGGTTTTCAGGTTTGATCCGGAAGATACAGTGCCATAGCTGACATGGGAGGTCGTCGAGGAAAAGCTTGAAGCAGTGAGAGTTGCCATTAACTTGTAATTCTATTACGTTCTGCAAAACAGTAAAACATAAAAGATTAACTAGAGTCGACGGTGGCTAGAAGTgctttttgacaattaaaagTGTGTTTCTACTCATGTTTGGCAATAAAACTCTGTGCTTTTTGACAATTAAAGTGCTTCTACCCTGTGTTTGACAGTAAAACGACTTAAAAGTGCTTCTGAGTCGTAGAAGAACCTGCGGGGAAGGAACAATTGCTTCCTACAAAAGCAGTTTGAGCTCCTCACAGCAACCTGCAGTTGGATGCTTGTTTCTTCTTGTGCGATGAAAATGCTGAGGAGGCTGCAGTGCAAAATGTGGTGGTTTTAAGCACTGAAGTTGCAGGAGGGTGAAACTGTAACTTGGAGTTTGCAGAAGGCCGACTAAAACATGCACAGGTGGAGGGGTTTGCAGTGCCGAGTACCTCAAGATTCATTAGCGGTGTGTAATAGGCGGGCAGAATTCCTCGTGTGCAAGAAAAATTGCTCTCTCAAGTTACATTGGAGTAATTTGGACTAAAATCCAACAAGAGGAGAAACATAACACGACACATTTGTATACAATAATATCTCACAAATAATATCTTATCTGTTGTGAAATATAATGTGAATGCCACACATATGATTGTACGagaaagcaaaatcaaaatAGACTTTGGTGACAACCGCTGAAAATTTTAGGTGAAATAGTCTTAGGTTGGTTAAAAAATTTCTTCATGCATGTAAGGTGTTGTCGGATCAAAACTTCTGTATACAATGTATGTTTGTATCCTCGTTACAACCAACATacaaaatcaaaagtaaaaataatacTAGTATCTCTTGCTTCTTTATACGTACATTCACTGCCGGATACAGTTACAAAAATAAGCACTActtcgatttttgataaagGTTCTCTTTCACACTTTTGCCTATTAATAACATCACTTCGTTATAAACAAACAAGGTTTTCACAGGCAGACGATATGGCGTTGTACCTTCCTTCccaatttcattaaaataaacgaCATGGCGttgggaaaaaaacaaaaaaaaagatgacCAAGACGACATCGGAGTAGCAGCACCAGCATGACCAAGAAGGTCACTCACTTCGAACCGCAATTCGCCACGGAACTCGACCTCGACTCGTTCCTTAACTCACACGTCTCCCTCTCCGACGAAGACTACGACGACGACCACATTAGCTCCGTCACCCACCGCACGATCGACGAAATCCTCAACGACACCGATTCGTCCGCCTCATCTTCCCCGCCCTCTCCATGGTTTTCTCGGAGGCATGAGAACAAATGCGAAGCCCGGGGCGGCCCTGGCTGCGGCTGCGGCGGCCTCGAGGTTGATGCCGACTCCGCACGCCACCGCGATCAAGTCGAGGAGGAGCGCCGGGAGTGGAGTTATCCAGAAGGTTCTTGAAAGTTCGGAACTGGATGACAACTCCGTGGTGAGTTTTAATTCTAATGGTGATACGAATGCAATTGGGTCGGAAGTGATTAGGACCAATTCGAATGAATTACAAGTGGATTTTGGTGTGAATTGTTGAGAAATGGCGGGGTATTGAAGAGCGAAAACGAGTTGGAGCAGGCTTCTCAAGTTGATGAAGCGAGTGCTGGGAATGCTgtggaagaagagaagaatgTAAGTAGTTCTTATGAGAATTTGACAAATTTAGATGCAAATGATGTTAAAGATACGGAATTTAGTAAGAATGTTGAGGTGGTAGAGGAATGTAAACAAGAAATTCAAGACTTAGATGATAATAGTCGTTGTTCGAAAGAGAGTGATACCGAGGATAATGAAGGCTGCGGTGATGGCAaggatgatggtggtggtggtaaggAGTCTAAGGATAACAATGGCAATATTGGTAACGGTAGCGATATTGATGATGACGAAGAATTGGGAAGTTCAATCACTCAACTGGTGGAGGAGAGAATTGGGGAATTGGAGAGCAGGTGGATAAGTAAAAAAGCTGAGAAGAAGTTGCGGAAGCCACTCGAAatcgctgaagagttagagaagaaGCAAGCTTCTACTGCTTTGCATTGGGAAGAGGGTGCCGCTGCTCAACCCATGCGGCTTGAGGGTATTCACAGAGGCTCCACCACATTAGGATACTTCAATGTAGATGCTAACAATCCCATTACTCGGACCCTTTCATCTCCGGCGTTAAGGCGTGATCATGGCTCACCGCAAGTCTTGGCGGTTCACGGTAATTACATTGGAATAGTAATGGCAAGAGGGTCTACACTTGTTATTCCTAGTAAATACTCTGCTCATAATGCTGACAGCATGGATGCAAAGGTTAGCTTTCATTCCTTTACTTAGTTTTAACTGCCACTGATATAGATATAGGGGAATTCGTGTTAACAAACTATGGTATATATGTACCAGATGCTAATTCTTGGGTTGCAAGGAGAACGGTCTTATGCTGCTGTAACTTCTATGTGCTTCAATCAACAAGGGGACTTGCTCTTAGCTGGTTATGCTGATGGTCACATTACAGTTTGGGACGTGCAGAGGGCATCGGCTGCCAAAGTAATTACTGGAGAACATACAACTCCAGTTGTTCATACGTTGTTTTGGGGCAGGATTCTCAGGTTACACATCAATTTAAGGCAGTTACCGGTGATAGTAAGGGTCTGGTACTGTTACATTCTTCCTCGGTGGTTCCCCTGCTTAATAGGTTCTCGATTAAAACACaggtaaaaaaatttcattgttgGCCTTATGTTTAAAAATGCTTGCTTCGCGGTTGATGTGTGAATCTATGATCTTCCAAAATGTAACTCTATCAAACTTCCTGTGCATGTTGATTGGAACAGTGCCTTCTTGATGGACAAAATACAGGCACAGTGCTTTCAGCTTCACCATTCCTTTTTGATGAATGCAGTGGAGGGGCTTTACTGTCTTCTAAGGGTAGTGGGGCGGTTTCAGGCAGCAGTATTGGTGGTATGATGGGGGGTATGGTTGGTGGAGATGCAGGTAGGAAACTCTTCAATGAGGGATCTTCTTTAGTGGAAGAAGGTGTGGTCGTGTTTGTCACCCATCACACTGTTCTGGTGGTATGAAGCCCTCAGATGATAGCGTCAATTCCATGTAccttttggtttgggattattACCTATTTATAAAAAGTTTATTTTTCAGTATGCTACTGTCATGTGTCTTTGTTGTAGGTAAGACTAACTCCCACTTTGGAAGTGTATGCACGACTTTC
This genomic window contains:
- the LOC126622793 gene encoding granule-bound starch synthase 1, chloroplastic/amyloplastic-like; amino-acid sequence: MALLRAGEEVVFIVNDWHTALLPCYLKAVYKPRGIYSTAKVAFCIHNIAYQGRFAFADFGLLNLPDEFKSSFDFIDGSEKPVKGRKINWMKAGILESDKLLTVSPCYAEELVSAVEKGVELDDIIRKTGIFGIVNGMDVQEWNPLTDKHTTIKYDASTVADAKPLLKETLQAEVGLPVDRDIPVIGFIGRLEEQKGSDILIEAVPHLIKEDVQIIVLGTGKKRMEKQLEQLEIEYPDKARGVAKFSVPLAHMITAGADFMLVPSRFEPCGLIQLHAMRYGTVPIVASTGGLVDTVKEGFTGFHMGAFNVECEVVDPADAQAITTTVTRALGTYGTPAFTEIISNCMAQDLSWKGPAKKWEQVLLSLGVARSEPGIVGEEIALLAKENVATP
- the LOC126622824 gene encoding granule-bound starch synthase 1, chloroplastic/amyloplastic-like; translation: MATLTASSFSSTTSHVSYGTVSSGSNLKTGFKKMVSGKQTLTHNGLRALNSVDELRVRTMANSVAWQASGKSVNSSRKTSGVIVCGSGMNLVFLGTEVGPWSKTGGLGDVLGGLPPAMAVSFAYFSCLVIICTMRTERH